A window of the Streptomyces sp. NBC_00454 genome harbors these coding sequences:
- a CDS encoding branched-chain amino acid ABC transporter permease, producing MHELPQQLVNGLLLGSMYGLVAIGYTMVYGIVQLINFAHGEIFMTGGFGALTVWLMLPGGTTMWIALPLMLIGAVIVATLIAVGAERFAYRPLRTAPRLAPLITAIGLSLALQQAVWAWYPDAKSSVVFPQIPGGPFNIGSVTIQTGDVFLLLAAPISMAFLGFFVKKTRTGRGMQATSQDPDTAKLMGINTDRIITVAFALGAVFAAVGAVAYGLKYGEVNFKMGFLLGLKAFTAAVLGGIGNIYGAMIGGLVLGLAETLTTAYVADIPGFQQLGGQSWGNTWAFVLLILVLLFRPQGLLGERVADRA from the coding sequence GTGCACGAACTGCCGCAACAGCTGGTCAACGGCCTGCTACTGGGATCCATGTACGGGCTCGTCGCCATTGGCTACACCATGGTCTACGGCATCGTCCAGCTCATCAACTTCGCGCATGGCGAGATTTTCATGACCGGCGGGTTCGGGGCCCTCACCGTCTGGCTGATGCTCCCCGGGGGCACCACCATGTGGATCGCCCTCCCCCTCATGCTGATAGGCGCCGTGATCGTCGCCACCCTCATCGCCGTCGGCGCCGAACGCTTCGCGTACCGGCCCCTGCGCACCGCACCCCGCCTCGCCCCGCTCATCACCGCCATCGGCCTCTCCCTCGCCCTCCAGCAAGCGGTATGGGCCTGGTACCCCGACGCGAAGTCCTCCGTCGTCTTCCCCCAGATCCCCGGCGGCCCCTTCAACATCGGCAGCGTCACCATCCAGACCGGTGACGTCTTCCTCCTCCTCGCCGCCCCCATCTCCATGGCCTTCCTCGGCTTCTTCGTCAAGAAGACCCGCACCGGCCGCGGCATGCAGGCAACCTCGCAGGACCCCGACACCGCCAAGCTCATGGGCATCAACACCGACCGCATCATCACGGTCGCCTTCGCCCTCGGAGCAGTCTTCGCCGCCGTCGGAGCCGTCGCCTACGGCCTCAAGTACGGCGAAGTCAACTTCAAGATGGGCTTCCTGCTCGGCCTCAAGGCCTTCACCGCAGCAGTCCTCGGCGGCATCGGCAACATCTACGGCGCCATGATCGGTGGCCTCGTCCTCGGCCTCGCCGAAACCCTCACCACCGCCTACGTCGCCGACATCCCCGGCTTCCAGCAGCTCGGCGGACAGTCCTGGGGCAACACCTGGGCGTTCGTCCTCCTCATCCTCGTACTCCTCTTCCGGCCACAAGGCCTGCTGGGCGAGCGCGTCGCGGACAGGGCGTGA
- a CDS encoding branched-chain amino acid ABC transporter permease has product MTTTTTDTTTMNAAPRGFIPLPEKTARALATAGGALTVISCFLSWTWTSAFPGDLTVYGYPGGLQWLALVGGLLTTLFGLSSYGIKGLGWLTPAGADAAIKLSALAAFVTTWYTVIAIVNLNGVIVDLEPGAGVAALVTLLALVGALALPFERPVLEGPDPDDSSWEQFKHNAHNRVTSSKAAFTAGPLKPARVLPAWTEILLIAVVLAIGLGVFTYGITTPYQELFIGFLITAGFGAAALNKAGLMARITTLTTRHRNVALVGAFAAAAAFPFTQTDDQYATLGVNILIFATVALGLNIVVGLTGLLDLGYVAFLGVGAYTAALVSGSPNSPFGVHLPFWAAILLGAAASMVFGVLIGAPTLRLRGDYLAIVTLGFGEIFRISMNNLDGVSGPDITNGPNGIANIPNVDLFGFDFGASHTIAGFTIGRFANYFLLMLLITLIVVMVFRRSAESRIGRAWVAIREDETAAEAMGINGFRVKLIAFALGATLAGLAGAVQAHVNYTVTPDQYVFANAVPPNSAFLLAAVVLGGMGTISGPLVGGSLLFLLPNKLQSLGEYQLLTFGIALIILMRLRPEGLIPNRRNQLELHKDMEAPTVLPAVLGKAGV; this is encoded by the coding sequence ATGACGACCACCACCACGGACACCACGACCATGAACGCAGCGCCCCGAGGATTCATCCCCCTCCCCGAGAAGACGGCCCGCGCCCTCGCCACCGCGGGCGGCGCCCTCACCGTCATCTCCTGCTTCCTCTCCTGGACCTGGACCTCCGCCTTCCCCGGCGACCTCACCGTCTACGGGTACCCCGGCGGCCTCCAGTGGCTCGCCCTCGTCGGCGGCCTCCTCACCACCCTCTTCGGCCTCTCCTCCTACGGGATCAAGGGCCTCGGATGGCTCACCCCCGCAGGAGCCGACGCCGCGATCAAGCTCTCGGCCCTCGCCGCCTTCGTCACCACCTGGTACACGGTCATCGCCATCGTGAACCTGAACGGCGTGATCGTCGACCTCGAACCCGGAGCCGGCGTCGCCGCCCTGGTCACCCTGCTCGCCCTCGTCGGAGCCCTCGCGCTCCCCTTCGAACGCCCCGTCCTCGAAGGACCCGACCCGGACGACAGCAGCTGGGAACAGTTCAAGCACAACGCGCACAACCGCGTCACCAGCTCCAAGGCCGCCTTCACCGCCGGCCCGCTCAAGCCCGCCCGCGTGCTCCCGGCCTGGACCGAGATCCTCCTGATCGCCGTCGTCCTCGCCATCGGCCTCGGCGTCTTCACCTACGGCATCACCACCCCGTACCAGGAACTCTTCATCGGCTTCCTGATCACCGCCGGCTTCGGCGCCGCCGCCCTCAACAAGGCCGGCCTGATGGCCCGCATCACCACCCTCACCACCCGCCACCGCAACGTCGCCCTCGTCGGCGCCTTCGCAGCCGCGGCAGCCTTCCCCTTCACCCAGACCGACGACCAGTACGCGACCCTCGGCGTCAACATCCTCATCTTCGCCACCGTCGCACTCGGCCTGAACATCGTCGTCGGCCTCACCGGCCTCCTCGACCTCGGCTACGTCGCCTTCCTCGGCGTCGGCGCCTACACCGCGGCCCTGGTCTCCGGCTCCCCCAACTCCCCCTTCGGAGTACACCTCCCCTTCTGGGCCGCCATACTCCTCGGCGCCGCCGCCTCCATGGTCTTCGGCGTCCTGATCGGCGCACCCACCCTGCGACTGCGCGGCGACTACCTCGCCATCGTGACGCTCGGCTTCGGTGAGATCTTCCGCATCTCCATGAACAACCTCGACGGCGTCTCCGGCCCCGACATCACCAACGGGCCCAACGGCATCGCCAACATCCCCAACGTCGACCTCTTCGGATTCGACTTCGGAGCCAGCCACACCATCGCCGGATTCACCATCGGCCGCTTCGCCAACTACTTCCTGCTGATGCTCCTGATCACCCTCATCGTGGTCATGGTCTTCCGCCGCAGCGCGGAATCCCGCATCGGCCGCGCCTGGGTCGCCATCCGCGAAGACGAAACCGCCGCCGAAGCCATGGGCATCAACGGCTTCCGCGTCAAGCTCATCGCCTTCGCCCTCGGCGCCACCCTCGCCGGACTCGCAGGCGCCGTACAGGCCCACGTGAACTACACCGTCACCCCGGACCAGTACGTCTTCGCCAACGCCGTACCCCCGAACTCCGCCTTCCTGCTCGCCGCAGTCGTCCTCGGCGGCATGGGAACCATCTCCGGCCCCCTCGTCGGCGGATCGCTCCTCTTCCTGCTCCCCAACAAGCTCCAGTCCCTGGGCGAGTACCAGCTCCTCACCTTCGGCATCGCACTCATCATCCTGATGCGCCTGCGCCCCGAAGGCCTCATCCCCAACCGTCGCAACCAGCTCGAACTCCACAAGGACATGGAAGCGCCCACAGTCCTCCCCGCGGTCCTCGGCAAGGCAGGGGTCTGA
- a CDS encoding ABC transporter ATP-binding protein, whose protein sequence is MTTTTTETPATTAETVLDARGVTMRFGGLTAVKNVDLTVRSGEIVGLIGPNGAGKTTFFNCLTGLYIPTEGEVRYKGTVLPPKSYKVTAAGIARTFQNIRLFNNMTVLENVLVGRHTRTKVGLWSSLLRLPSFGREEAASRKRSMELLEFIGLADKADHLARNLPYGDQRKLEIARALASDPGLILLDEPTAGMNPQETRTTEELIFAIRDQGIAVLVIEHDMRFIFNLCDRVACLVQGEKLIEGTAAEVQGDERVIAAYLGEPFEGAPGAEELAEVEAAEAHSEAAHDEATDDEATDSTTSTDGEDR, encoded by the coding sequence ATGACGACCACCACCACCGAAACCCCCGCCACCACGGCGGAGACCGTCCTCGACGCACGCGGCGTCACGATGCGCTTCGGCGGCCTCACCGCCGTCAAGAACGTCGACCTGACCGTCCGCAGCGGCGAGATCGTCGGACTCATCGGCCCCAACGGCGCCGGCAAGACCACCTTCTTCAACTGCCTCACCGGCCTCTACATCCCCACCGAGGGCGAAGTCCGGTACAAGGGCACGGTCCTGCCCCCCAAGTCCTACAAGGTCACCGCGGCCGGTATCGCCCGCACCTTCCAGAACATCCGTCTCTTCAACAACATGACGGTCCTGGAAAACGTCCTCGTAGGCCGCCACACCCGCACCAAGGTCGGCCTCTGGTCCTCCCTGCTGCGCCTCCCCAGCTTCGGCCGGGAAGAGGCGGCCAGCCGCAAGCGGTCCATGGAACTCCTCGAGTTCATCGGCCTCGCCGACAAGGCCGACCACCTCGCCCGCAACCTCCCCTACGGCGACCAGCGCAAGCTCGAAATCGCCCGCGCGCTGGCCAGCGACCCCGGCCTCATCCTCCTGGACGAGCCCACCGCCGGCATGAACCCGCAGGAGACCCGGACCACCGAAGAACTCATCTTCGCCATCCGGGACCAGGGCATCGCCGTCCTCGTCATCGAGCACGACATGCGCTTCATCTTCAACCTCTGCGACCGCGTCGCCTGCCTCGTCCAGGGCGAAAAGCTCATCGAAGGCACCGCGGCCGAAGTCCAGGGCGACGAGCGCGTCATCGCCGCCTACCTCGGCGAACCCTTCGAAGGCGCCCCCGGCGCCGAAGAACTCGCAGAGGTCGAAGCGGCCGAGGCACACAGCGAAGCCGCACACGACGAGGCGACGGACGACGAGGCGACGGACAGCACGACCAGCACGGACGGAGAAGACCGGTGA
- a CDS encoding ABC transporter ATP-binding protein: MTALLEVEDLRVAYGKIEAVKGISFSVDAGQIVTLIGTNGAGKTTTLRTLSGLIKPRGGQIKFQGKSLKKIPAHDIVALGLAHSPEGRHIFPRMTIEDNLLLGAFLRKDKDGITKDVQRAYDLFPILGERRKQAAGTLSGGEQQMLAMGRALMSRPKLLMLDEPSMGLSPIMMQKIMATIAELKSQGTTILLVEQNAQAALSLADQGHVMEIGKVVLSGPGRELLVNEDVRKAYLGED, from the coding sequence GTGACCGCACTCCTCGAGGTCGAAGACCTCCGCGTCGCCTACGGCAAGATCGAAGCCGTCAAGGGCATCTCCTTCAGTGTCGACGCCGGCCAGATCGTCACCCTCATCGGCACCAACGGCGCCGGCAAGACGACGACCCTGCGCACCCTCTCGGGCCTGATCAAGCCGCGCGGCGGCCAGATCAAGTTCCAGGGCAAGTCCCTCAAGAAGATCCCCGCGCACGACATCGTCGCGCTCGGCCTCGCCCACTCCCCCGAGGGGCGGCACATCTTCCCGCGCATGACGATCGAGGACAACCTCCTCCTCGGCGCCTTCCTGCGCAAGGACAAGGACGGCATCACCAAGGACGTCCAGCGCGCCTACGACCTCTTCCCGATCCTGGGCGAGCGCCGCAAGCAGGCGGCGGGCACCCTCTCGGGCGGCGAGCAGCAGATGCTGGCCATGGGCCGCGCGCTCATGTCCCGGCCGAAGCTGCTCATGCTGGACGAGCCCTCGATGGGCCTCTCGCCGATCATGATGCAGAAGATCATGGCGACCATCGCCGAGCTCAAGTCCCAGGGCACGACTATCCTCCTGGTCGAGCAGAACGCCCAGGCCGCGCTCTCCCTGGCCGACCAGGGCCACGTGATGGAGATCGGCAAGGTCGTCCTCTCGGGCCCCGGCCGCGAGCTCCTGGTCAACGAGGACGTCCGCAAGGCGTACCTCGGCGAGGACTGA
- a CDS encoding response regulator encodes MTAEHESTPTPDADQSHVPPLTTRVVIAEDEALIRLDLKEMLEEEGYAVVGEAGDGQTAVELAREHRPDLVILDVKMPVLDGISAAEKIAEESIAPVLMLTAFSQRDLVERARDAGAMAYLVKPFSKSDVVPAIEMAVSRFAELRALEKEVADLSMRLETRKLVDRAKSILQTQYGLSEPAAFRWIQKTSMDRRMSMQQVAEAVIEDAEEKKAAAAKGE; translated from the coding sequence GTGACCGCCGAGCACGAGTCGACGCCCACGCCCGACGCCGACCAGTCGCACGTTCCGCCGCTGACGACGCGTGTCGTCATCGCCGAGGACGAGGCGCTCATCCGTCTCGACCTCAAGGAAATGCTGGAGGAAGAGGGCTACGCCGTCGTCGGCGAGGCCGGAGACGGGCAGACCGCCGTTGAGCTGGCCCGGGAGCACCGGCCCGACCTGGTGATCCTCGATGTGAAGATGCCCGTGCTCGACGGGATCTCCGCCGCCGAGAAGATCGCGGAGGAGTCCATCGCCCCCGTGCTGATGCTGACCGCGTTCTCGCAGCGGGATCTGGTGGAGCGGGCGCGGGACGCCGGGGCCATGGCGTATCTCGTGAAGCCCTTCAGTAAGAGCGATGTCGTACCCGCCATCGAGATGGCGGTGTCGCGGTTCGCGGAGCTGCGCGCTCTGGAGAAGGAGGTCGCCGACCTCTCGATGCGCCTGGAGACGCGCAAGCTCGTGGACCGGGCGAAGAGCATCCTGCAGACGCAGTACGGGCTCTCCGAGCCGGCCGCCTTCCGCTGGATCCAGAAGACCTCCATGGACCGCCGGATGTCCATGCAGCAGGTCGCCGAGGCGGTCATCGAGGACGCCGAGGAGAAGAAGGCCGCCGCGGCCAAGGGGGAGTAG
- a CDS encoding helix-turn-helix domain-containing protein gives MTNRVVAEHFGIPRGTIGWWRSEDRRHRGEAYVRPTDCPRCTAREVDQRAYAYLLGLYLGDGHIISKYKQHHLSIYCDASRPGLIEAAEEAMHLVMPLPKVGRVLRQGCVEVKSYTHHWTCLFPQHGPGKKHDRRIVLEGWQQEIIDAHPWEFIRGLIHSDGCRVTNWTVRNGKRYEYPRYFFTNKSDDIRKLCTDTLAKVGVQWTILARGSDPFNVSIARKASVALMDEHIGPKY, from the coding sequence GTGACCAATCGAGTGGTCGCCGAGCACTTCGGCATCCCTCGCGGCACCATCGGCTGGTGGCGATCGGAAGACCGAAGACATCGCGGTGAAGCGTACGTCCGCCCGACCGACTGCCCCAGGTGCACCGCCCGCGAAGTCGATCAACGCGCGTACGCCTACCTCCTGGGGCTTTACCTCGGCGACGGCCACATCATCTCCAAGTACAAGCAGCACCACCTGTCCATCTACTGCGACGCATCCCGGCCTGGACTCATCGAAGCCGCCGAAGAAGCGATGCACCTCGTAATGCCGTTGCCCAAAGTGGGCCGCGTCCTCCGCCAGGGGTGCGTCGAGGTCAAGTCCTACACACACCACTGGACGTGCCTGTTCCCCCAGCACGGGCCCGGCAAGAAGCACGACCGGCGCATCGTCCTCGAAGGCTGGCAGCAGGAGATCATCGACGCCCACCCCTGGGAGTTCATCCGCGGACTGATCCACTCCGACGGGTGCCGGGTCACCAACTGGACCGTCCGCAACGGCAAGCGCTACGAGTACCCCCGGTACTTCTTCACCAACAAGTCCGACGACATCCGCAAGCTCTGCACGGACACCCTCGCAAAGGTCGGCGTCCAGTGGACGATCCTCGCCCGCGGCAGCGACCCCTTCAACGTGTCCATCGCCCGCAAGGCCTCCGTCGCCCTCATGGACGAACACATCGGGCCGAAGTACTAG
- a CDS encoding GNAT family N-acetyltransferase: MADFVVRRAGAEDRDVLERLWPLFLHDLSEFWGVLPNPDGTYRREWLESAIGDPTWSAYLVWSGDRPVGFAFVRALDSDARVLNSFFVVRGARRSGLGSRAVQAVLAAHPGRWEIAFQEENAGAARFWRHVASEVAGEAWTEERRPVPGQPELPGNTWVAFDAR, translated from the coding sequence ATGGCAGACTTTGTGGTCCGCAGAGCTGGCGCCGAGGACCGCGACGTCCTGGAACGACTCTGGCCGCTTTTCCTGCACGACCTGTCGGAGTTCTGGGGCGTCCTGCCGAACCCGGACGGAACGTACCGCCGCGAGTGGCTGGAGTCGGCCATCGGCGATCCCACCTGGTCGGCTTACCTCGTATGGTCCGGTGACCGGCCGGTCGGCTTTGCGTTCGTACGCGCGCTGGACAGCGATGCGCGCGTGCTGAACAGCTTCTTCGTGGTGCGTGGGGCACGCCGGTCGGGCCTCGGGTCGCGAGCGGTGCAGGCCGTCCTGGCCGCGCACCCTGGCCGATGGGAGATCGCCTTTCAGGAGGAGAACGCGGGCGCGGCACGCTTCTGGCGTCACGTCGCTTCCGAAGTCGCGGGCGAGGCCTGGACCGAGGAGCGGCGACCGGTGCCTGGGCAGCCCGAGCTGCCGGGGAACACATGGGTTGCCTTCGATGCGCGGTAG
- a CDS encoding AAA family ATPase: MSLDLVPIDREPAAGAVLLTGIPGSGKSTVAAALADRFRTSAHIEVDALQQMIVSGGQWPSPATNTEADRQIFLRARNACLLADSFARGGFIPVLDDVVVRRTHLDFYRRTLTAVPLHIVVLAPGPAVAWRRNQAREKVLTTDWSPLDEAMRSELAQQGTWIDNAAQTVEETVEAILSATGLASSSEARTLDRP; encoded by the coding sequence ATGAGCCTGGACCTGGTACCCATCGACCGCGAGCCGGCAGCCGGCGCCGTCCTGTTGACCGGCATCCCCGGGAGCGGGAAGTCGACGGTGGCCGCCGCGCTGGCCGACCGGTTCCGGACGTCGGCCCACATCGAGGTGGACGCACTCCAGCAGATGATCGTCAGCGGCGGCCAATGGCCCTCACCGGCCACCAACACGGAAGCCGACCGGCAGATCTTCCTACGGGCCCGCAACGCGTGCCTCCTGGCGGACAGCTTCGCGCGGGGAGGCTTCATCCCGGTGCTCGATGACGTCGTGGTCCGCCGCACCCACCTGGACTTCTACCGCAGGACCCTGACGGCCGTGCCGCTCCACATCGTCGTCCTGGCTCCCGGCCCGGCAGTCGCGTGGCGACGCAACCAGGCTCGGGAGAAGGTCCTGACCACGGACTGGTCACCCCTGGACGAGGCGATGCGCTCCGAGCTCGCGCAGCAGGGCACCTGGATCGACAACGCTGCGCAGACGGTCGAAGAAACAGTCGAAGCGATCCTGTCTGCGACGGGCCTGGCCTCCAGTTCTGAAGCCAGGACGCTCGACAGGCCCTAG
- a CDS encoding barstar family protein codes for MERARRDPVRRDQARNTLGHLRAPRRGRIHRAAGCFGWNWDALVDCLDDLHEPVTGGVGILVIVHGADILLGAEHLKVLMTVLCLAADRASTEMDSDGYPTDRPVVIEHFVFLLDEVHAENFAAGITDPDLVVHVEGEFLTVALDLDVWRPKAVGRPKPT; via the coding sequence ATGGAGAGGGCCAGACGTGACCCCGTTCGACGTGACCAAGCCCGAAACACCCTGGGTCATCTTCGGGCCCCGCGACGCGGTCGCATTCACAGAGCCGCTGGCTGCTTCGGCTGGAACTGGGACGCCCTGGTCGACTGCCTCGACGACCTCCACGAGCCCGTCACGGGCGGGGTCGGGATCCTCGTGATCGTCCACGGGGCCGACATACTCCTCGGGGCGGAACACCTCAAGGTGCTCATGACGGTGCTCTGCCTTGCAGCGGACCGCGCGAGCACCGAGATGGATTCGGACGGCTACCCCACGGACCGGCCCGTGGTGATCGAACACTTCGTCTTCCTGCTCGACGAGGTCCACGCTGAAAACTTCGCCGCAGGCATCACGGACCCCGACCTCGTCGTCCACGTGGAGGGCGAGTTCCTCACCGTGGCCCTCGACCTCGACGTCTGGCGACCCAAGGCGGTCGGGCGCCCGAAGCCCACCTGA
- a CDS encoding TetR/AcrR family transcriptional regulator yields the protein MSITPSGNPPRTGGRLRNEDAHQSVLEATAALLVENGYGALTIEGVAKRANVAKSTVYRWWKSKPALVMDAYAHETATRVPEPDTGTLAGDLTAFVTDLYRIGDDPVRTKALTGLMAEAQLDPAFAEPFRTWAATRREIVATLLTRAITREELPTTTDLAHATDLVFGPFWYRLLVAHAPLDPADAEAHVTTVLRGLAR from the coding sequence GTGTCAATCACTCCTTCGGGCAACCCGCCCCGCACCGGCGGACGCCTCCGCAACGAAGACGCCCACCAATCCGTCCTCGAAGCCACCGCCGCACTCCTCGTCGAAAACGGCTACGGAGCCCTCACCATCGAAGGCGTCGCCAAACGCGCCAACGTCGCCAAAAGCACCGTCTACCGCTGGTGGAAGTCCAAACCCGCCCTCGTCATGGACGCCTACGCCCACGAAACCGCCACCCGCGTCCCCGAACCCGACACCGGAACCCTCGCCGGCGACCTCACCGCCTTCGTCACCGACCTCTACCGCATCGGCGACGACCCCGTCCGCACCAAAGCCCTCACCGGCCTCATGGCCGAAGCCCAACTCGACCCCGCCTTCGCCGAACCCTTCCGCACATGGGCGGCCACCCGCCGCGAGATCGTCGCCACCCTCCTCACCCGCGCCATCACCCGCGAAGAACTCCCCACCACCACCGACCTCGCCCACGCCACCGACCTGGTCTTCGGCCCCTTCTGGTACCGCCTCCTCGTCGCCCACGCACCCCTCGACCCGGCGGACGCAGAAGCCCACGTGACGACCGTCCTACGAGGCCTGGCACGCTGA
- a CDS encoding RBBP9/YdeN family alpha/beta hydrolase, giving the protein MGKIVIAHGYGMNGGEHWYAATGEEFAAEGHEVRIPNFPEPFAPEADVWLKELEAETAGSPAGETVLVGHSLGGANVLRLLQRHDTEAEGAFAGVVFVASMSADVGYEALAPFFTPEFDWQRIRKAAREFRVLHAADDPVTGEKTGEHVLRFVRELGAQARVTASGGHFPSTGESALVLPDAVRLIREVL; this is encoded by the coding sequence ATGGGCAAGATCGTGATCGCGCACGGGTACGGGATGAATGGCGGCGAGCACTGGTACGCGGCGACGGGTGAGGAGTTCGCCGCGGAGGGGCATGAGGTGCGGATTCCGAACTTCCCCGAGCCCTTCGCGCCGGAGGCCGATGTGTGGCTGAAGGAGCTGGAGGCGGAGACGGCGGGGTCGCCTGCGGGTGAGACCGTGCTGGTGGGTCACAGTCTGGGCGGGGCGAATGTGCTGCGGCTGCTTCAGCGGCATGACACGGAGGCCGAGGGGGCGTTCGCGGGGGTGGTGTTCGTGGCGTCGATGTCGGCCGACGTGGGGTACGAGGCGTTGGCGCCGTTCTTCACGCCGGAGTTCGACTGGCAGCGGATCCGCAAGGCGGCGCGGGAGTTCCGGGTGCTGCACGCGGCGGATGATCCGGTGACGGGTGAGAAGACCGGTGAGCATGTGTTGCGGTTCGTGCGGGAGTTGGGTGCGCAGGCGCGGGTGACCGCGTCGGGCGGGCACTTCCCGAGTACGGGTGAGAGCGCTTTGGTGTTGCCCGACGCGGTGCGTCTTATACGTGAGGTGCTGTAG
- the pyk gene encoding pyruvate kinase, with protein sequence MRRAKIVCTLGPATDSYDQIKALVEAGMDIARFNLSHGTYAEHEERYRRVRKAADETGRSVGVLADLQGPKIRLGRFREGPVLLERGDEFTITVEDHEGDRHTCGTTYKGLAADVTTGERILVDDGRVTLEVTAVDGPRVRTLVIEGGMVSDHKGLNLPGVAVSVPALSEKDIDDLRWALRIGADVIALSFVRSGNDIQDVHRVMDEEGRRLPVIAKVEKPQAVENIDDIVAAFDGIMVARGDLGVEMPLEQVPIVQKRAVKLAKRNAKPVIVATQMLDSMIDNSRPTRAEASDVANAVIDGTDAVMLSGETSVGKYPIETVRTMARIIEAAEEDILAKGLPPLTDRNKPRTQGGAVARAAAEMGDFLGAKFLVAFTQSGDTVRRLSRYRSPIPLLAFTPDPATRSQLNLTWGVETFLGPHVDSTDAMVAQVEEELLRIGRCVPGDVVVITAGSPPGVTGSTNLVRVHHIGDAVR encoded by the coding sequence ATGCGCCGAGCGAAAATCGTATGTACCCTGGGCCCCGCCACCGACTCATACGACCAGATCAAAGCCCTGGTCGAAGCCGGAATGGACATCGCCCGCTTCAACCTCAGCCACGGCACCTACGCCGAACACGAGGAGCGATACCGACGCGTCCGCAAGGCCGCCGACGAAACCGGCCGCAGCGTCGGCGTCCTCGCAGACCTTCAAGGCCCGAAGATCCGCCTGGGCCGCTTCCGCGAAGGACCCGTACTCCTTGAACGCGGCGACGAATTCACCATCACCGTCGAAGACCACGAAGGCGACCGCCACACCTGCGGCACCACCTACAAAGGCCTCGCCGCCGACGTCACCACCGGCGAACGCATCCTCGTAGACGACGGCCGCGTCACCCTCGAAGTCACCGCAGTCGACGGCCCCCGCGTCCGCACCCTCGTCATCGAAGGCGGCATGGTCTCCGACCACAAGGGACTCAACCTCCCCGGCGTCGCAGTCTCCGTACCCGCCCTCTCCGAAAAAGACATCGACGACCTCCGCTGGGCCCTGCGCATCGGCGCCGACGTCATCGCCCTCTCCTTCGTCCGCAGCGGCAACGACATCCAAGACGTCCACCGCGTCATGGACGAAGAAGGCCGACGCCTCCCCGTCATCGCCAAGGTCGAAAAGCCCCAGGCAGTCGAAAACATCGACGACATCGTCGCCGCCTTCGACGGCATCATGGTCGCCCGCGGCGACCTCGGCGTCGAAATGCCCCTGGAACAAGTCCCGATCGTCCAGAAGCGAGCCGTCAAGCTCGCCAAGCGCAACGCCAAGCCCGTCATCGTCGCCACCCAAATGCTCGACTCGATGATCGACAACTCCCGGCCCACCCGCGCCGAAGCCTCCGACGTCGCCAACGCCGTCATCGACGGCACCGACGCCGTCATGCTCTCCGGCGAAACCAGCGTCGGCAAATACCCCATCGAAACCGTCCGCACCATGGCCCGCATCATCGAAGCCGCCGAAGAAGACATCCTCGCCAAGGGCCTCCCCCCACTCACCGACCGCAACAAGCCCCGCACCCAAGGCGGAGCAGTCGCCCGCGCCGCCGCCGAAATGGGCGACTTCCTCGGAGCCAAATTCCTCGTCGCCTTCACCCAGAGCGGCGACACCGTCCGCCGACTCTCCCGCTACCGCTCACCCATCCCCCTCCTCGCCTTCACCCCCGACCCCGCCACCCGCTCCCAGCTCAACCTCACCTGGGGCGTCGAAACCTTCCTCGGCCCCCACGTCGACTCCACCGACGCGATGGTCGCCCAGGTCGAAGAAGAACTCCTGCGCATCGGCCGCTGCGTACCCGGCGACGTCGTCGTCATCACCGCAGGCTCACCCCCCGGAGTCACCGGATCCACCAACCTGGTCCGCGTCCACCACATCGGCGACGCCGTCCGCTGA